The following proteins come from a genomic window of Gottfriedia acidiceleris:
- a CDS encoding transposase, with amino-acid sequence MAKKGQQFQSYTEEFKLKAVMKYVNGSQSYRVIAEELGIRHCTQLKVWVKKWGSGEPFDVRGGGTNPLKGRPRTKFKSVEEERDYLKAQVEYLKKQYPNLIKE; translated from the coding sequence ATGGCTAAAAAAGGTCAACAGTTTCAAAGCTATACAGAAGAATTTAAATTAAAAGCAGTGATGAAGTATGTTAATGGTAGCCAAAGTTATCGAGTAATAGCTGAAGAACTAGGAATTCGACATTGCACCCAGCTTAAAGTTTGGGTTAAGAAGTGGGGAAGTGGCGAACCATTTGATGTGCGAGGCGGGGGTACAAATCCACTTAAAGGTAGACCACGAACGAAATTTAAATCAGTAGAAGAAGAAAGAGACTACTTAAAAGCGCAGGTAGAATACCTAAAAAAGCAGTATCCAAATCTGATAAAGGAGTAG